One Pantoea eucalypti genomic region harbors:
- the metK gene encoding methionine adenosyltransferase — MAKHLFTSESVSEGHPDKIADQISDAVLDAILEQDPKARVACETYVKTGMVLVGGEITTSAWVDIEEITRQTVRDIGYVHSDMGFDANSCAVLSAIGKQSQDINQGVDRTDPLEQGAGDQGLMFGYATNETDVLMPAPVTYAHRLVQRQAEVRKNGTLPWLRPDAKSQVTFQYDDGKIVGIDAVVLSTQHAESISQKDLQEAVMEEIIKPVLPTEWLSASTKYHINPTGRFVIGGPMGDCGLTGRKIIVDTYGGMARHGGGAFSGKDPSKVDRSAAYAARYVAKNIVAAGLADRCEIQVSYAIGVAEPTSIMVETFGTEKISTEQLTLLVREFFDLRPYGLIQMLDLLHPIYKETAAYGHFGREHFPWEKTDKAALLREAAGL; from the coding sequence ATGGCTAAACACCTTTTTACGTCCGAGTCCGTATCAGAAGGACATCCCGATAAAATCGCCGACCAGATCTCCGATGCTGTGCTGGATGCGATCCTCGAACAGGATCCTAAAGCGCGCGTGGCCTGCGAAACTTACGTTAAAACCGGAATGGTTCTGGTTGGCGGTGAAATCACCACCAGCGCCTGGGTCGATATTGAAGAGATCACCCGTCAGACCGTACGTGACATCGGCTATGTTCATTCCGATATGGGCTTTGATGCCAACTCCTGCGCGGTATTAAGCGCCATTGGCAAACAGTCTCAGGATATTAATCAGGGCGTTGACCGCACCGATCCGCTGGAACAGGGCGCGGGTGATCAGGGTCTGATGTTCGGCTATGCCACCAACGAAACTGACGTGCTGATGCCTGCGCCGGTGACCTACGCGCACCGTCTGGTTCAGCGTCAGGCTGAAGTACGTAAAAACGGGACCCTGCCGTGGCTGCGTCCGGATGCCAAAAGCCAGGTCACTTTCCAGTATGACGATGGCAAAATCGTTGGCATTGATGCAGTCGTTCTGTCTACCCAGCACGCTGAATCCATCAGTCAGAAAGATCTGCAGGAAGCGGTGATGGAAGAGATCATCAAACCGGTTCTGCCAACAGAATGGCTGAGTGCCTCGACCAAATATCACATTAACCCAACCGGTCGCTTTGTGATTGGTGGTCCGATGGGCGATTGCGGTCTGACCGGCCGTAAAATCATCGTCGACACCTATGGCGGTATGGCACGTCACGGTGGCGGTGCGTTCTCTGGTAAAGATCCTTCTAAAGTTGACCGCTCTGCCGCCTATGCAGCGCGTTACGTGGCAAAAAACATCGTGGCGGCGGGTCTGGCTGACCGTTGTGAAATTCAGGTCTCCTACGCTATTGGCGTGGCTGAACCGACCTCTATCATGGTGGAAACCTTCGGCACCGAGAAAATCTCAACTGAACAGTTGACGCTGCTGGTACGCGAGTTCTTCGACCTGCGTCCATACGGTCTGATTCAGATGCTGGACCTGCTGCAC